The proteins below are encoded in one region of Bombus terrestris chromosome 7, iyBomTerr1.2, whole genome shotgun sequence:
- the LOC105665927 gene encoding MAPK regulated corepressor interacting protein 2 translates to MYTVSKGPSKIAAKTRRGISQNLERLETLRDLTRKADPDDDHEATRHVPKPVFHMNGKSKFSSQRHQMQEVITPQHEELIKFVYESWNQVNTRQRTESSDGSDCSEPSSPSSIVYYNDGEPNDTLQDFKPFDLESWWGKRLFNNITKSL, encoded by the exons ATGTATACTGTATCAAAAGGACCTAGCAAGATAGCCGCTAAGACACGAAGAG GGATTAGTCAGAACCTCGAGAGGCTGGAAACTTTGCGTGATTTAACGAGAAAAGCAGATCCTGATGATGACCACGAGGCCACCCG CCATGTGCCAAAACCAGTCTTTCACATGAATGGGAAATCTAAATTCAGTTCGCAGAGGCATCAAATGCAAGAAGTTATTACACCTCAGCATGAAGAACTTATTAAATTTGTCTATGAAT cATGGAATCAAGTTAATACACGACAAAGAACTGAATCTTCTGATGGTTCAGATTGTTCAGAACCTTCCA GTCCTAGTTCTATAGTGTATTACAATGATGGTGAACCAAATGACACCCTCCAAG ATTTTAAACCATTTGATTTGGAATCATGGTGGGGTAAacgattatttaataatatcacAAAGTCACTTTGA
- the LOC100649379 gene encoding triokinase/FMN cyclase, with amino-acid sequence MKVIFLCKKMCELREQEYDYFDTIMNKSLVGMAKIHNSLIALEECNAILRKDYANMIGKVKLISGSRAENELIYPGVVGPGMLTAAVLGNTFSAPSVDNILRVIEEVGFGHTEGILLIVQNYAEYSINFNLAKLYAELKGYVVRLITINSSDMLYFGNSVKEHNLLPTLFICKIAGAMSEEGKCLDEIYSFCNSIANSGEIVLLKTDNYFENIIHEGYKLEMFPNLVKQVLKPLIDILNITSQNQTKTNIYETKKFCIGHEVAIIISNFGCSQIQGNIFILELLQQIEINGLKLKRIYMKEFMKYSNSNGFHICLLNLSFNTVLIKYLDFPTFVSTWPVALGLEAIETKKHDETKLITLKTNYKNMDWNILNLQGPTMNHKTSQTFLLIISMACEAIIACERQLNIMDQKYGNGDYGTSLACGAKAIQNAIQKNEILGTNLYITFLQISHIIQKTVSDIQGRLYFLFFFYIAEAFSKYENDKEITVDVWLHVLITANKAIEQFKASSVDDQILLTTLTAVQIDLQNALSRNVDPIDAFGIAVKAAENFTTNVLYTQSSHELKYPNPQAHSVGIWMRAAYEGTNVMEDGQHECEGCQSIGNVKYLSNEHETRTSFLSAQQSLTQDIWCLLKHACFRSLSCEVHPGKEGVCYFGDEYRGHVLSHTFTLKDAQARGFRKWCSFIVFMRDKQFLLNMWPFLVDNLKEVIRELQDFAEKKYNAEEAECPQRVVRLSTANNGPGLYNNSNRQPRTFSDITNEKHVFIRIHMWLVWILSAGARHFIEIFPMSLLDDELNYNLEDQIETEDGFTLVNAKLPVNLTLNSNEPETTLEFSEVSGKSTTVILKDLRAVLGKDQFRQLLYSSLTGVQILVRGPNIERLESLYGLSSLIPRACRRVKTQATEYMDPNKCNFIGVDTSVAVPLPCANVCRLDIVTDEHKVENSSSHIVRWTGTLPLKLPTLLTKIEKSLENEKLGNSTLKAHFAALQEEWANIAKVVHAMRGRGHSGDLSGLMLSLGAGPHDKKLLDTWSMGLPPNPA; translated from the exons ATGAAGgtaatatttttatgcaaaaagATGTGTGAATTAAGAGAACAAGAGTATGATTATTTTGACACAATAATGAATAAAAGTCTTGTGGGaatggcaaaaatacataaTAGTTTAATTGCATTAGAAGAATGTAATGCAATCTTACGTAAAGATTATGCAAATATGATTGGGAAG GTTAAATTAATATCTGGTAGCAGAGCTgaaaatgaattaatatatcCAGGAGTTGTGGGTCCTGGGATGTTAACAGCTGCAGTTTTAGGAAATACCTTTTCTGCACCTTCTGTTGATAATATATTAAGAGTTATTGAAGAAGTTGGATTTGGTCACACTGAAG gtATATTGTTAATTGTACAAAATTATGCGGAATATTCTATAAACTTTAATTTGGCAAAATTATACGCTGAACTAAAAGGATATGTTGTTAgactaataacaataaatagcAGTGATATGCTTTATTTTGGTAATAGTGTAAAAGAACATAATCTTCTACCTACactttttatatgtaaaatagcTGGAGCTATGTCAGAAGAAGGAAAATGTTTAGATGAGATCTATTCTTTTTGTAATTCTATTGCAAATAGTGGAGAAATAGTACTTTTAAAAACAG ataattattttgaaaatataattcatgAAGGATATAAATTGGAAATGTTCCCAAATTTAGTTAAACAAGTACTCAAACCACTgatagatatattaaatataacatcACAAAATCAAactaaaacaaatatatatgaaaCCAAAAAGTTTTGTATTGGTCATGAGGTTGCAATTATAATAAGTAACTTTG GTTGTAGCCAAATACaaggaaatatatttatcttagAACTTTTGCAACAGATagaaataaatggattaaaactaaaaagaatatatatgaaagaatttatgaaatattcaaatagtaATGGTTTTCACATTTGTCTATTAAATCTTTCATTCAATAcagtattaattaaatatttagattttcCAACATTTGTATCTACTTGGCCAGTAGCATTAGGTTTAGAGGCAATAGAAACTAAAAAG CATGacgaaacaaaattaattacattaaaaacGAACTATAAG AATATGGActggaatattttaaatttacaagGACCAACAATGAATCATAAAACTAgtcaaacatttttattaatcataTCAATGGCGTGTGAAGCAATAATAGCATGTGAAAGACAATTGAATATAATGGATCAAAAATATGGCAATGGAGATTATGGTACAAGTCTTGCATGTGGAGCTAAAGCTATACAAAATGCTATCCAG aaaaatgaaatattaggaacaaatttatatataacatttttacaaattagTCATATCATTCAAAAGACAGTGAGTGATATACAAGGAAggctatattttttattttttttctatattgcTGAA GCTTTTTCGaaatatgaaaatgataaagaaaTAACAGTAGATGTATGGTTACATGTGTTAATTACTGCAAATAAAGCAATTGAACAATTTAAAGCATCCTCTGTAGATGACCAAATTCTATTAACCACTTTAACAGCAGTACAGATAGATTTACAAAATGCATTAAGTAGAAATGTGGATCCTATTGATGCATTTGGAATAGCTGTAAAAGCCGCTGAAAATTTCACTACAAATGTTTTGTATACACAATCTTctcat GAACTCAAATATCCTAATCCTCAAGCACATTCAGTAGGTATATGGATGAGAGCTGCATATGAAGGCACtaa TGTTATGGAAGATGGACAGCATGAATGTGAAGGATGTCAGAGTATTGGTAATGTGAAATATTTAAGTAATGAACATGAAACAAGGACATCATTTCTTTCTGCTCAACAATCATTAACTCAAGATATTTGGTGCTTGCTGAAGCATGCATGCTTTAG gAGCCTAAGCTGTGAAGTACATCCTGGTAAAGAAGGTGTTTGCTACTTTGGAGATGAATATAGGGGGCATGTTTTAAGTCATACATTTACATTAAAAGATGCCCAG gCAAGAGGTTTTCGTAAATGGTGCAGTTTTATTGTTTTCATGAGGGATAaacaatttctattaaatatgtGGCCCTTTTTAGTTGATAATTTAAAAGAAGTAATTCGAGAATTACAAGATTTTGCTGAAAAGAAGTACAATGCAGAAGAAGCAGAATGTCCACAAAGAGTTGTTCGTTTATCAACAGCCAACAATGGACCAGgattatataataattcaaaCAGACAGCCTAGAACTTTTAGTGATATAACCAATGAAAAACATGTTTTTATAAG AATCCACATGTGGCTGGTATGGATTCTTAGTGCAGGAGCAAGacatttcatagaaatttttcccATGAGCTTATTAGATGatgaattaaattacaatttggaGGATCAAATTG AAACTGAAGATGGATTTACTTTAGTAAATGCCAAATTACCTGTAAATTTAACTTTAAACTCAAATGAACCAGAAACAACACTCGAATTCTCAGAGGTCTCAGGGAAATCTACTACAGTGATACTTAAAGATTTGAGAGCTGTACTAGGAAAGGATCAATTTAgacaacttttatattctaGTTTAACGGGCGTTCAAATTTTGGTAAGAGGTCCAAACATTGAAAGATTGGAATCGTTATATGGACTTAGTTCTCTTATTCCACGTGCATGTAGAAGAGTTAAGACTCAAGCAACAGAATATATGGATCCTAACAAGTGTAACTTTATTG GTGTTGACACGTCAGTAGCTGTTCCTTTACCTTGTGCAAATGTATGTAGATTAGATATTGTTACTGATGAACACAAAGTTGAAAATTCAAGTTCACATATTGTTAGATGGACAGGAACATTGCCACTAAAATTACCAAcgttattaacaaaaattgaaaaatcactTGAAAATGAGAAACTCGGAAATTCGACTTTGAAGGCGCATTTTGCTGCATTACAAGAGGAATGGGCAAA CATTGCCAAAGTAGTTCATGCCATGCGAGGACGTGGTCATAGTGGTGATCTCTCTGGACTTATGCTTAGTTTAGGCGCTGGACCTcatgataaaaaattattagataCTTGGTCAATGGGATTGCCACCAAATCCGGCAtaa
- the LOC100649501 gene encoding DNA polymerase delta subunit 2 isoform X2, with translation MEIQPQPTYHRKSCVFEDFKKFNISEQRFEQQYCSIYKARLKALKDHLLQKAKIKWGTLYKHQELKPSLLRELSTELQLQTQPARANYASFKDILYLEDETLRIKLVDNHINIQDVVTGIVCAVLGHDLKDGELSVIDWCLPGCCPKLSTFDRPLETQGKILIISGLDLANNLQSLSTDLLFEWITGMIGCEEVHKDVASIVCIIIAGNSVRGSVETHNYKDYFETNAHDAAIFKETASVTHKLDNFLHPIIQCCPIILMPGEFDPTCHTLPQQPLHPCILPQCFRFKSFYGVTNPWIGSINSRIVAGSSGQPIIDIMKVAGLVDISPLMWLERTLLWRHYAPTAPDTIPAYPSSEIDPFIITECPDIYFVGNMDKYDTKLFTADEGQTIRLICIPTFSKTQTGVLVNLQDLETWPISFAVN, from the exons ATGGAAATTCAACCGCAACCGACGTATCATCGCAAGTCATGTGTATTCGAAGACTTTAAAAAGTTTAATATTTCTGAACAACGTTTTGAACAGCAATATTGTAGTATTTATAAAGCAAgattaaaagcattaaaagatcATCTTTTGCAAAAAGCGAAAATTAAGTGGG GCACTTTATACAAACATCAAGAGTTGAAACCATCGTTATTACGCGAACTCAGTACCGAACTTCAATTACAAACCCAACCAGCCAGAGCAAATTATGCGTCATTTAAAGATATATTGTACTTGGAAGATGAAACATTACGTATTAAATTGGTTGATAATCATATAAATATTCAAGATGTAGTTACTGGTATTGTTTGTGCTGTATTGGGACATGATCTAAAGGATGGTGAACTTTCa GTAATAGATTGGTGTTTGCCAGGATGTTGTCCAAAATTATCAACATTTGATCGACCACTAGAAACGCAaggaaagattttaataatttcaggtCTAGATCTAGCAAATAATTTACAATCGTTAAGTACAGATTTATTATTTGAATGGATCACTGGAATGATTGGTTGTGAAGAAGTTCATAAAGATGTGGCATCTATTGTGTGTATTATTATAGCAG GAAATAGTGTAAGGGGATCTGTGGAGACCCACAATTATAAAGATTATTTTGAGACAAATGCACATGATGCAGCGATATTTAAAGAGACTGCAAGCGTAACACATAAATTAGATAACTTTCTTCACCCTATCATACAATGTTGTCCCATAATATTAATGCCTGGAGAATTTGATCCAACGTGTCATACATTACCTCAACAACCACTTCATCCATGCATTTTGCCACAATGTTTCAG gTTTAAAAGTTTTTATGGAGTTACTAATCCATGGATTGGTAGTATAAACTCTCGTATTGTAGCTGGATCCAGTGGTCAACCAATTATAGATATCATGAAAGTTGCTGGACTTGTTGATATTTCACCATTAATGTGGTTAGAACGTACGTTACTTTGGCGACATTATGCACCAACTGCACCAGATACTATACCAGCTTATCCATCTAGCGAAATTGATCCATTTATTATAACAGAATGTCCTGATATATATTTTGTTGGTAATATGGATAAGTACGATACCAAATTATTCACAG CGGACGAAGGACAAACAATACGATTGATTTGTATTCCAACATTTTCTAAGACACAAACAGGTGTGCTAGTTAATTTGCAGGATTTAGAAACCTGGCCTATTTCCTTTGCTGtgaattaa
- the LOC100649501 gene encoding DNA polymerase delta subunit 2 isoform X3: MEIQPQPTYHRKSCVFEDFKKFNISEQRFEQQYCSIYKARLKALKDHLLQKAKIKWGHNKIVTLEQLSERNENDTCIIIGTLYKHQELKPSLLRELSTELQLQTQPARANYASFKDILYLEDETLRIKLVDNHINIQDVVTGIVCAVLGHDLKDGELSVIDWCLPGCCPKLSTFDRPLETQGKILIISGLDLANNLQSLSTDLLFEWITGMIGCEEVHKDVASIVCIIIAGNSVRGSVETHNYKDYFETNAHDAAIFKETASVTHKLDNFLHPIIQCCPIILMPGEFDPTCHTLPQQPLHPCILPQCFRFKSFYGVTNPWIGSINSRIVAGSSGQPIIDIMKVAGLVDISPLMWLERTLLWRHYAPTAPDTIPAYPSSEIDPFIITECPDIYFVGNMDKYDTKLFTGLKNLGNV; the protein is encoded by the exons ATGGAAATTCAACCGCAACCGACGTATCATCGCAAGTCATGTGTATTCGAAGACTTTAAAAAGTTTAATATTTCTGAACAACGTTTTGAACAGCAATATTGTAGTATTTATAAAGCAAgattaaaagcattaaaagatcATCTTTTGCAAAAAGCGAAAATTAAGTGGG GGCACAATAAAATAGTTACTCTTGAACAACTTagtgaaagaaacgaaaatgataCTTGTATTATAATAGGCACTTTATACAAACATCAAGAGTTGAAACCATCGTTATTACGCGAACTCAGTACCGAACTTCAATTACAAACCCAACCAGCCAGAGCAAATTATGCGTCATTTAAAGATATATTGTACTTGGAAGATGAAACATTACGTATTAAATTGGTTGATAATCATATAAATATTCAAGATGTAGTTACTGGTATTGTTTGTGCTGTATTGGGACATGATCTAAAGGATGGTGAACTTTCa GTAATAGATTGGTGTTTGCCAGGATGTTGTCCAAAATTATCAACATTTGATCGACCACTAGAAACGCAaggaaagattttaataatttcaggtCTAGATCTAGCAAATAATTTACAATCGTTAAGTACAGATTTATTATTTGAATGGATCACTGGAATGATTGGTTGTGAAGAAGTTCATAAAGATGTGGCATCTATTGTGTGTATTATTATAGCAG GAAATAGTGTAAGGGGATCTGTGGAGACCCACAATTATAAAGATTATTTTGAGACAAATGCACATGATGCAGCGATATTTAAAGAGACTGCAAGCGTAACACATAAATTAGATAACTTTCTTCACCCTATCATACAATGTTGTCCCATAATATTAATGCCTGGAGAATTTGATCCAACGTGTCATACATTACCTCAACAACCACTTCATCCATGCATTTTGCCACAATGTTTCAG gTTTAAAAGTTTTTATGGAGTTACTAATCCATGGATTGGTAGTATAAACTCTCGTATTGTAGCTGGATCCAGTGGTCAACCAATTATAGATATCATGAAAGTTGCTGGACTTGTTGATATTTCACCATTAATGTGGTTAGAACGTACGTTACTTTGGCGACATTATGCACCAACTGCACCAGATACTATACCAGCTTATCCATCTAGCGAAATTGATCCATTTATTATAACAGAATGTCCTGATATATATTTTGTTGGTAATATGGATAAGTACGATACCAAATTATTCACAG GATTGAAAAATTTGGGCAAtgtgtaa
- the LOC100649501 gene encoding DNA polymerase delta subunit 2 isoform X1, producing MEIQPQPTYHRKSCVFEDFKKFNISEQRFEQQYCSIYKARLKALKDHLLQKAKIKWGHNKIVTLEQLSERNENDTCIIIGTLYKHQELKPSLLRELSTELQLQTQPARANYASFKDILYLEDETLRIKLVDNHINIQDVVTGIVCAVLGHDLKDGELSVIDWCLPGCCPKLSTFDRPLETQGKILIISGLDLANNLQSLSTDLLFEWITGMIGCEEVHKDVASIVCIIIAGNSVRGSVETHNYKDYFETNAHDAAIFKETASVTHKLDNFLHPIIQCCPIILMPGEFDPTCHTLPQQPLHPCILPQCFRFKSFYGVTNPWIGSINSRIVAGSSGQPIIDIMKVAGLVDISPLMWLERTLLWRHYAPTAPDTIPAYPSSEIDPFIITECPDIYFVGNMDKYDTKLFTADEGQTIRLICIPTFSKTQTGVLVNLQDLETWPISFAVN from the exons ATGGAAATTCAACCGCAACCGACGTATCATCGCAAGTCATGTGTATTCGAAGACTTTAAAAAGTTTAATATTTCTGAACAACGTTTTGAACAGCAATATTGTAGTATTTATAAAGCAAgattaaaagcattaaaagatcATCTTTTGCAAAAAGCGAAAATTAAGTGGG GGCACAATAAAATAGTTACTCTTGAACAACTTagtgaaagaaacgaaaatgataCTTGTATTATAATAGGCACTTTATACAAACATCAAGAGTTGAAACCATCGTTATTACGCGAACTCAGTACCGAACTTCAATTACAAACCCAACCAGCCAGAGCAAATTATGCGTCATTTAAAGATATATTGTACTTGGAAGATGAAACATTACGTATTAAATTGGTTGATAATCATATAAATATTCAAGATGTAGTTACTGGTATTGTTTGTGCTGTATTGGGACATGATCTAAAGGATGGTGAACTTTCa GTAATAGATTGGTGTTTGCCAGGATGTTGTCCAAAATTATCAACATTTGATCGACCACTAGAAACGCAaggaaagattttaataatttcaggtCTAGATCTAGCAAATAATTTACAATCGTTAAGTACAGATTTATTATTTGAATGGATCACTGGAATGATTGGTTGTGAAGAAGTTCATAAAGATGTGGCATCTATTGTGTGTATTATTATAGCAG GAAATAGTGTAAGGGGATCTGTGGAGACCCACAATTATAAAGATTATTTTGAGACAAATGCACATGATGCAGCGATATTTAAAGAGACTGCAAGCGTAACACATAAATTAGATAACTTTCTTCACCCTATCATACAATGTTGTCCCATAATATTAATGCCTGGAGAATTTGATCCAACGTGTCATACATTACCTCAACAACCACTTCATCCATGCATTTTGCCACAATGTTTCAG gTTTAAAAGTTTTTATGGAGTTACTAATCCATGGATTGGTAGTATAAACTCTCGTATTGTAGCTGGATCCAGTGGTCAACCAATTATAGATATCATGAAAGTTGCTGGACTTGTTGATATTTCACCATTAATGTGGTTAGAACGTACGTTACTTTGGCGACATTATGCACCAACTGCACCAGATACTATACCAGCTTATCCATCTAGCGAAATTGATCCATTTATTATAACAGAATGTCCTGATATATATTTTGTTGGTAATATGGATAAGTACGATACCAAATTATTCACAG CGGACGAAGGACAAACAATACGATTGATTTGTATTCCAACATTTTCTAAGACACAAACAGGTGTGCTAGTTAATTTGCAGGATTTAGAAACCTGGCCTATTTCCTTTGCTGtgaattaa
- the LOC105665926 gene encoding protein dimmed — MTSKVMNGNNWEGKWSKLQTRTNKTVHKNSKRTKKSGLKLSNSSKGTTPRQRTLRRLESNERERMRMHSLNDAFQSLREVIPHVSKERRLSKIETLTLAKNYIIALTDVICAMRSEEKTIDSQSEVSQSQESSKNINIYLNMNIPIPSKSCS, encoded by the exons ATGACATCCAAAGTGATGAATGGGAATAACTGGGAGGGAAAATGGTCTAAACTACAAACACGGACTAATAAAACAGTACACAAGAATAGTAAGCGAACTAAAAAATCTGGATTAAAGTTATCGAATTCATCTAAAGGAACAACACCTAGACAAAGAACTCTTAGAAGATTGGAAAGTaatgagagagaaagaatgaGAATGCATAGTTTAAATGATGCTTTTCAG TCTTTACGTGAGGTAATTCCACATGTATCAAAGGAAAGACGATTATCCAAAATTGAAACCTTAACGTTagcaaaaaattatataattgctCTCACAGATGTGATATGTGCAATGAGAAGTGAAGAAAAAACTATAGATTCACAGTCAGAAGTTTCTCAATCTCAAGAATCATCTAAgaacataaatatttatctaaatatGAATATTCCAATTCCTTCAAAATCCTGTAGTTAG
- the LOC100648784 gene encoding 2-(3-amino-3-carboxypropyl)histidine synthase subunit 1, translating into MSKFISGSFNLKGLIKLLKKIAIMSEKSDSVVIIKANPVRKVFKAPVKINKIPEEILNDPLLNAAIAALPCNYNFEIHKSVWRIREVKAKRVALQMPEGLLMYATTIADIIEDFTDAETIIMGDVTYGACCIDDYTAKALGADFLIHYGHSCLIPIDQTVGIKVLYIFVNIKIDTSHCIECLQATLSITTKIGLVSTIQFAGTLQAIAMEMRKNGYEVSTPQSKPLSPGEILGCTAPQIRCADVVIYVGDGRFHLEAAMIANPKLRAFRYDPYEKKLTEEFYDHEQMLKTRLAAIEHAKEIGRFGLILGTLGRQGNLNVLKNLETRINLLGKKNVIILLSEIFPDKIKLFKGVDAFIQIACPRLSIDWGTAFEKPFLTPYEGAAALKMINFNNDKPYPMDFYASASLGPWTPNYKESELEKQTNTCCGKCKDKT; encoded by the exons ATGTCTAAGTTCATTTCGGGATCGTTCAATTTAAAAG ggttaataaaattattgaaaaaaattgcaattatgaGCGAAAAATCTGATTCTGTTGTGATAATTAAAGCAAACCCTGTTCGTAAGGTATTTAAAGCTccagttaaaataaataaaatacctgAAGAAATTTTAAACGATCCATTGTTAAATGCAGCAATTGCTGCGTTACCCTGTAATTACAATTTTGAAATACACAAATCAGTATGGAGAATTAGGGAAGTCAAAGCTAAAAGAGTTGCATTACAAATGCCTGAAGGACTTCTAATGTATGCTACAACTATAGCTGATATTATTGAAGACTTTACAGATGCAGAAACTATTATAATGGGAGATGTTACTTATG GAGCATGCTGCATAGATGATTATACTGCAAAAGCATTAGGTgcagattttttaattcattatggTCATTCTTGCTTAATACCAATTGATCAAACTGTTGGTATTAAAgtactttatatatttgttaacaTAAAAATTGATACTTCACATTGTATTGAATGCTTACAAGCTACATTATCAATTACAACAAAAATTGGACTTGTAAGTACTATACAATTTGCTGGCACATTACAAGCAATTGCAATGGAGATGAGAAAAAATGGTTATGAAGTATCTACTCCACAAAGTAAACCATTAAGTCCTGGCGAG ATTTTAGGTTGTACAGCACCACAGATTCGATGTGCTGATGTAGTTATCTATGTAGGAGATGGTAGGTTTCACTTAGAAGCAGCAATGATTGCTAATCCAAAATTAAGGGCATTTCGATATGACCCCTATGAGAAGAAATTGACAGAAGAATTTTATGATCACGAACAGATGCTAAAAACTAGATTAGCAGCAATTGAACATGCAAAAGAGATTGGAAGATTTGGATTAATACTTGGTACTTTAGGAAGACAAGGAAATCTTAATGttttgaaaaatttagaaaCTAGAATTAATTTATTgggaaagaaaaatgttattatattgCTCTCAGAAATATTTccagataaaattaaattatttaaaggcGTTGATGCTTTTATACAG ATTGCATGTCCACGATTAAGTATAGATTGGGGAACAGCATTTGAAAAACCTTTTCTCACACCATATGAAGGAGCTGCTgctttaaaaatgataaattttaataatgataaGCCATATCCTATGGATTTTTATGCTTCAGCTAGTCTTGGACCATGGACTCCTAATTACAAAGAGTCTGAATTAGAAAAACAAACTAACACTTGTTGTGGTAAATGTAAagataaaacataa